A section of the Neofelis nebulosa isolate mNeoNeb1 chromosome 12, mNeoNeb1.pri, whole genome shotgun sequence genome encodes:
- the NCBP1 gene encoding nuclear cap-binding protein subunit 1 isoform X1, whose amino-acid sequence MSRRRHSDENDGGQPHKRRKTSDANETEDHLESLICKVGEKSACSLESNLEGLAGVLEADLPNYKSKILRLLCTVARLLPEKLTIYTTLVGLLNARNYNFGGEFVEAMIRQLKESLKANNYNEAVYLVRFLSDLVNCHVIAAPSMVAMFENFVSVTQEEDVPQVRRDWYVYAFLSSLPWVGKELYEKKDAEMDRIFANTESYLKRRQKTHVPMLQVWTAEKPHPQEEYLDCLWAQIQKLKKDRWQERHILRPYLAFDSILCEALQHNLPPFTPPPHTEDSVYPMPRVIFRMFDYTDDPEGPVMPGSHSVERFVIEENLHCIIKSHWKERKTCAAQLVSYPGKNKIPLNYHIVEVIFAELFQLPAPPHIDVMYTTLLIELCKLQPGSLPQVLAQATEMLYMRLDTMNTTCVDRFINWFSHHLSNFQFRWSWEDWSDCLTQDPESPKPKFVREVLEKCMRLSYHQRILDIVPPTFSALCPANPTCIYKYGDESSNSLPGHSVALCLAVAFKSKATNDEIFSILKDVPNPNQDDDDDEGFSFNPLKIEVFVQTLLHLAAKSFSHSFSALAKFHEVFKTLAESDEGKLHVLRVMFEVWRNHPQMIAVLVDKMIRTQIVDCAAVANWIFSSELSRDFTRLFVWEILHSTIRKMNKHVLKIQKELEEAKEKLARQHKRRSDDDDRSSDRKDGALEEQIERLQEKVESAQSEQKNLFLVIFQRFIMILTEHLVRCETDGTSVLTPWYKNCIERLQQIFLQHHQIIQQYMVTLENLLFTAELDPHILAVFQQFCALQA is encoded by the exons GGGGACAGCCTCACAAAAGGAGAAAGACCTCTGATGCAAATGAAACTGAAGATCATTTGGAATCTTTAATATGCAAAGTAGGAGAAAAG AGTGCCTGCTCTCTGGAGAGCAACCTAGAAGGCTTGGCAGGTGTTTTAGAAGCTGATCTTCCTAACTACAAGAGCAAGATCTTAAGGCTTCTTTGTACAGT TGCACGTCTGTTACCTGAGAAGCTGACAATTTATACAACATTAGTTGGACTGCTGAATGCCAGGAATTACAACTTCGGTGGAGAGTTTGTAGAAGCTATGATTCGTCAACTTAAAGAATCATTGAAAGCAAACAATTACAATGAAGCTGTATATCTG GTCCGTTTTTTATCTGATCTTGTGAATTGTCACGTCATTGCTGCCCCATCCATGGTTGctatgtttgaaaattttgtaAGTGTAACTCAGGAAGAAGATGTACCTCAG gtGCGGCGGGATTGGTATGTGTATGCATTTCTGTCCTCTTTGCCCTGGGTTGGAAAGGAGTTGTATGAAAAGAAAGACGCAGAGATGGAccgcatctttgccaacactgaAAGCTATCTTAA aaGACGCCAGAAGACTCATGTGCCCATGTTACAAGTCTGGACTGCTGAGAAACCGCATCCGCAAGAAGAG TATTTAGATTGCCTGTGGGCCCAGATTCAGAAATTGAAAAAGGATCGTTGGCAGGAGCGGCACATCCTAAGACCTTATCTTGCCTTTGACAGCATCCTGTGTGAAGCCCTGCAGCACAACCTGCCTCCTTTTACACCACCGCCTCACACGGAAGATTCGGTGTACCCGATGCCAAGGGTCATCTTCAGAATGTTTGATTACACGGATGACCCCGAG gGTCCTGTAATGCCAGGGAGCCATTCAGTTGAAAGATTTGTAATAGAAGAGAATCTTCACTGCATCATTAAGTCCcactggaaggaaaggaagacttG TGCTGCACAGCTGGTGAGCTATCCAGGGAAGAACAAGATCCCCTTGAACTACCACATAGTTGAG GTGATCTTTGCAGAGCTGTTTCAGCTCCCGGCACCCCCTCACATTGATGTGATGTATACCACACTGCTCATCGAGCTGTGCAAGCTTCAGCCTGGTTCGCTACCCCAAGTT CTTGCACAGGCTACTGAAATGTTATACATGCGTTTGGACACGATGAATACTACGTGTGTAGACAG GTTTATTAATTGGTTTTCCCATCATCTGAGTAACTTCCAGTTCCGTTGGAGCTGGGAAGATTG GTCAGATTGTCTTACTCAAGATCCTGAAAGTCCCAAACCAAAGTTTGTAAGAGAAGTTCTAGAAAAATGTATGAG GTTGTCTTACCACCAGCGTATATTAGATATTGTTCCTCCTACCTTCTCAGCTCTGTGCCCTGCAAACCCAACCTGCATTTACAAGTATGGAGATGAAAGTAGCA ATTCTCTTCCTGGACATTCAGTTGCCCTCTGTTTAGCTGTTGCCTTTAAAAGTAAAGCAACCAATGATGAAATCTTCAGCATTCTGAAAGATGTACCAAATCCTAACCAGGATGACGATGACG atgaaggatTCAGCTTTAACCCACTGAAAATAGAGGTCTTTGTACAGACTCTGCTACACTTGGCAGCCAAATCATTCAGCCACTCCTTCAGTGCTCTTGCAAA GTTTCATGAAGTCTTCAAAACCCTAGCTGAGAGTGATGAAGGAAAGCTACATGTCCTACGAGTTATGTTTGAGGTCTGGAGGAACCATCCACAG ATGATTGCTGTGCTAGTAGATAAGATGATCCGTACACAAATTGTTGACTGTGCCGCAGTGGCAAATTGGATCTTCTCTTCAGAACTCTCTCGAGACTTTACTAG attgtttgtttgGGAAATCTTGCACTCCACAATTCGTAAGATGAACAAACATGTTCTGAAAATCCAGAAAGAGctggaagaagcaaaagaaaaactcgCAAGGCAACACAAACGG CGAAGTGACGATGACGACAGAAGCAGTGACAGGAAAGATGGGGCTCTAGAGGAGCAAATAGAAAGACTGCAGGAAAAAGTGGAATCTGCTCAGAGTGAACAGAAGAATCTCTTCCTCGTTATATTTCAG CGTTTTATCATGATCTTGACCGAGCACTTAGTACGATGTGAAACCGATGGGACCAGCGTATTAACACCATGGTATAAGAACTGTATAGAGAGGCTCCAGCAGATCTTCTTACAG CATCACCAAATAATCCAGCAGTACATGGTGACCCTGGAGAACCTGCTCTTCACCGCTGAATTAGACCCTCATATCCTGGCTGTGTTCCAGCAGTTCTGTGCCCTACAGGCCTAA
- the NCBP1 gene encoding nuclear cap-binding protein subunit 1 isoform X2, whose protein sequence is MYLRCGGIGMCMHFCPLCPGLERSCMKRKTQRWTASLPTLKAILKDARRLMCPCYKSGLLRNRIRKKSILCEALQHNLPPFTPPPHTEDSVYPMPRVIFRMFDYTDDPEGPVMPGSHSVERFVIEENLHCIIKSHWKERKTCAAQLVSYPGKNKIPLNYHIVEVIFAELFQLPAPPHIDVMYTTLLIELCKLQPGSLPQVLAQATEMLYMRLDTMNTTCVDRFINWFSHHLSNFQFRWSWEDWSDCLTQDPESPKPKFVREVLEKCMRLSYHQRILDIVPPTFSALCPANPTCIYKYGDESSNSLPGHSVALCLAVAFKSKATNDEIFSILKDVPNPNQDDDDDEGFSFNPLKIEVFVQTLLHLAAKSFSHSFSALAKFHEVFKTLAESDEGKLHVLRVMFEVWRNHPQMIAVLVDKMIRTQIVDCAAVANWIFSSELSRDFTRLFVWEILHSTIRKMNKHVLKIQKELEEAKEKLARQHKRRSDDDDRSSDRKDGALEEQIERLQEKVESAQSEQKNLFLVIFQRFIMILTEHLVRCETDGTSVLTPWYKNCIERLQQIFLQHHQIIQQYMVTLENLLFTAELDPHILAVFQQFCALQA, encoded by the exons ATGTACCTCAG gtGCGGCGGGATTGGTATGTGTATGCATTTCTGTCCTCTTTGCCCTGGGTTGGAAAGGAGTTGTATGAAAAGAAAGACGCAGAGATGGAccgcatctttgccaacactgaAAGCTATCTTAA aaGACGCCAGAAGACTCATGTGCCCATGTTACAAGTCTGGACTGCTGAGAAACCGCATCCGCAAGAAGAG CATCCTGTGTGAAGCCCTGCAGCACAACCTGCCTCCTTTTACACCACCGCCTCACACGGAAGATTCGGTGTACCCGATGCCAAGGGTCATCTTCAGAATGTTTGATTACACGGATGACCCCGAG gGTCCTGTAATGCCAGGGAGCCATTCAGTTGAAAGATTTGTAATAGAAGAGAATCTTCACTGCATCATTAAGTCCcactggaaggaaaggaagacttG TGCTGCACAGCTGGTGAGCTATCCAGGGAAGAACAAGATCCCCTTGAACTACCACATAGTTGAG GTGATCTTTGCAGAGCTGTTTCAGCTCCCGGCACCCCCTCACATTGATGTGATGTATACCACACTGCTCATCGAGCTGTGCAAGCTTCAGCCTGGTTCGCTACCCCAAGTT CTTGCACAGGCTACTGAAATGTTATACATGCGTTTGGACACGATGAATACTACGTGTGTAGACAG GTTTATTAATTGGTTTTCCCATCATCTGAGTAACTTCCAGTTCCGTTGGAGCTGGGAAGATTG GTCAGATTGTCTTACTCAAGATCCTGAAAGTCCCAAACCAAAGTTTGTAAGAGAAGTTCTAGAAAAATGTATGAG GTTGTCTTACCACCAGCGTATATTAGATATTGTTCCTCCTACCTTCTCAGCTCTGTGCCCTGCAAACCCAACCTGCATTTACAAGTATGGAGATGAAAGTAGCA ATTCTCTTCCTGGACATTCAGTTGCCCTCTGTTTAGCTGTTGCCTTTAAAAGTAAAGCAACCAATGATGAAATCTTCAGCATTCTGAAAGATGTACCAAATCCTAACCAGGATGACGATGACG atgaaggatTCAGCTTTAACCCACTGAAAATAGAGGTCTTTGTACAGACTCTGCTACACTTGGCAGCCAAATCATTCAGCCACTCCTTCAGTGCTCTTGCAAA GTTTCATGAAGTCTTCAAAACCCTAGCTGAGAGTGATGAAGGAAAGCTACATGTCCTACGAGTTATGTTTGAGGTCTGGAGGAACCATCCACAG ATGATTGCTGTGCTAGTAGATAAGATGATCCGTACACAAATTGTTGACTGTGCCGCAGTGGCAAATTGGATCTTCTCTTCAGAACTCTCTCGAGACTTTACTAG attgtttgtttgGGAAATCTTGCACTCCACAATTCGTAAGATGAACAAACATGTTCTGAAAATCCAGAAAGAGctggaagaagcaaaagaaaaactcgCAAGGCAACACAAACGG CGAAGTGACGATGACGACAGAAGCAGTGACAGGAAAGATGGGGCTCTAGAGGAGCAAATAGAAAGACTGCAGGAAAAAGTGGAATCTGCTCAGAGTGAACAGAAGAATCTCTTCCTCGTTATATTTCAG CGTTTTATCATGATCTTGACCGAGCACTTAGTACGATGTGAAACCGATGGGACCAGCGTATTAACACCATGGTATAAGAACTGTATAGAGAGGCTCCAGCAGATCTTCTTACAG CATCACCAAATAATCCAGCAGTACATGGTGACCCTGGAGAACCTGCTCTTCACCGCTGAATTAGACCCTCATATCCTGGCTGTGTTCCAGCAGTTCTGTGCCCTACAGGCCTAA